A region from the Leptolyngbya iicbica LK genome encodes:
- a CDS encoding DUF3611 family protein: MDSPPHLPGPSLPPTRAHDLPPAAERVAKAISRVGRASFWGHLVAAAVMVALLGLAIISRSIDDGDRTLWVGLSLVTAIASFITVLLAIWLAFQLIRSAKRLALPYMEPTPRPDDISQRVALTFQVSFIGLGIGLFGTELSAVSLLAKTLTHPQGAALYSPDSTLRVLDVMVILINGGLALTHFCGLAAYGWLQQKVLVKSS, from the coding sequence ATGGATTCTCCTCCCCACCTCCCCGGACCTTCTTTGCCACCGACTCGCGCTCATGACCTGCCCCCCGCCGCCGAACGTGTAGCCAAAGCCATCAGTCGAGTGGGTCGGGCCAGCTTCTGGGGACATCTAGTGGCCGCTGCCGTGATGGTGGCGCTGTTGGGGTTAGCGATTATCAGCCGCTCTATTGATGATGGCGATCGCACCCTGTGGGTTGGGTTGTCACTGGTGACGGCGATCGCCAGCTTCATCACAGTGCTGCTGGCCATTTGGCTGGCGTTTCAGTTAATTCGCAGTGCCAAGCGCCTAGCGCTGCCCTACATGGAGCCAACCCCTCGACCCGACGATATCAGTCAGCGTGTGGCATTGACTTTTCAGGTCAGCTTTATTGGTTTAGGTATTGGCCTCTTTGGCACCGAACTCAGTGCCGTATCCCTACTGGCCAAAACGCTGACTCATCCCCAGGGCGCAGCCCTGTATTCCCCCGATAGCACTCTGCGCGTGCTAGACGTGATGGTCATTCTCATCAACGGTGGCCTCGCGTTGACCCACTTTTGCGGACTCGCGGCCTACGGTTGGCTGCAGCAAAAAGTGTTAGTCAAATCGTCCTAG
- a CDS encoding trans-sulfuration enzyme family protein, whose amino-acid sequence MATNNSYVSQGMQTTAIHAGAEPDSATHASSPSIVMASSFVVKDATTPFSPENVEEQEAFFYTREGNPTVQRLEKKLAALENAEACAAFGSGMAAISALMFYLLKPDDHVIMSDVAYVGAAELMKGLVPSLGIKVTRVDTTDLTAVQNAVLPETKLIHIETPCNPIVRLTDIKSIVDIACAAGAKVSVDSTFATPVATRPIELGVDFVIHSLSKYLCGHGDAIGGAVIGSRNEISNLRDLVIHLGGVISPFNAWLIMRGITTLPIRMKAHEDNALKVARFLEEHPKVKRVIYPGLPSHPQYELAKQQMRNFSGMIAFQTSEPLSIAQAFAKHLKTIHYAVSLGHQCSLIYYVPTDEILQTSFALTEAQVNSYRSYAGDGIFRFSVGLEDAEDICKDLDLSIAKS is encoded by the coding sequence ATGGCCACAAATAATAGTTATGTCTCTCAAGGAATGCAAACTACGGCGATTCATGCAGGAGCTGAGCCTGATAGCGCAACTCATGCGTCCTCACCTAGTATTGTGATGGCTTCATCTTTCGTTGTGAAAGATGCTACAACTCCTTTTTCTCCCGAAAACGTAGAAGAGCAGGAAGCTTTTTTTTACACACGTGAGGGAAATCCAACAGTTCAACGCCTTGAGAAGAAATTAGCAGCCTTAGAAAATGCTGAGGCATGTGCCGCTTTTGGCAGTGGCATGGCTGCTATATCAGCTCTTATGTTTTATCTGCTTAAGCCTGATGATCACGTAATAATGAGCGACGTTGCATACGTAGGTGCAGCAGAACTAATGAAAGGTCTGGTTCCTAGCCTTGGGATCAAGGTGACAAGGGTAGATACAACAGATCTTACGGCTGTGCAAAATGCAGTGCTTCCAGAAACAAAACTGATTCACATCGAAACACCTTGCAACCCAATTGTCAGACTAACTGACATCAAATCAATAGTGGATATTGCTTGTGCTGCTGGAGCAAAAGTATCTGTTGATTCAACATTTGCTACGCCTGTTGCAACAAGACCAATTGAATTGGGTGTTGATTTTGTTATTCACTCTCTGAGCAAATATTTGTGTGGGCACGGCGATGCTATTGGTGGTGCTGTCATCGGTTCAAGGAATGAAATTTCAAATTTGCGTGATTTAGTGATCCACTTGGGAGGTGTCATCAGCCCGTTTAATGCTTGGCTCATCATGAGAGGCATAACTACTTTGCCTATACGAATGAAAGCTCATGAGGACAATGCACTTAAAGTTGCACGCTTCCTTGAGGAGCATCCCAAAGTTAAGCGTGTGATTTATCCCGGTTTACCATCTCATCCGCAATACGAACTAGCAAAACAGCAAATGCGTAATTTTTCTGGAATGATTGCGTTTCAGACCTCTGAGCCTCTTTCAATAGCACAAGCTTTTGCTAAGCATCTAAAGACTATTCACTATGCTGTTTCTCTAGGTCATCAGTGCAGTCTTATTTACTACGTTCCAACAGATGAGATACTTCAAACATCCTTTGCACTCACTGAAGCTCAAGTCAATAGTTATCGTAGCTATGCTGGCGATGGTATATTCAGATTCTCAGTGGGACTGGAAGACGCTGAGGATATCTGCAAGGATTTAGATCTGTCAATAGCAAAGTCGTAA
- a CDS encoding metal ABC transporter permease yields the protein MQTEFARVIELFQLPFMQRALMGGVLTGLMGGLLGSFTILRQLSFFSDALGESALLGIGIGLLLGLDPSWVLLPFAVVFALAVAYCLERTRLWTDALLNIICSSSLALGIILLSFRDEYQGGINSLLFGDILAVRTTDLIFSALLLGVCAGFIGLTLRSQILLTLHEPMAISRGVNVRAQRTAFIVLLALVVGISIKAIGVLLISAFVVIPASAARLLSRQFTHYILMSAGLGAISAVIGMLMSALFDLPSGPSIVTVQLGIFLLAALIPTARAIAP from the coding sequence ATGCAAACTGAATTCGCCCGCGTCATTGAACTCTTTCAACTGCCCTTTATGCAGCGTGCCCTGATGGGCGGCGTGTTGACTGGGCTCATGGGGGGCTTACTGGGCAGTTTTACCATCCTGCGGCAACTCTCTTTCTTTAGCGATGCGTTGGGCGAGTCAGCCCTGCTGGGCATTGGCATTGGCTTGTTGCTGGGCCTTGACCCTTCTTGGGTGCTGTTGCCCTTTGCCGTGGTGTTTGCTCTGGCGGTGGCCTACTGTTTAGAACGCACCCGCCTCTGGACGGACGCTTTATTGAACATTATTTGTTCGTCCTCTCTGGCGCTGGGCATCATCCTGCTCAGCTTTCGAGACGAGTACCAAGGGGGCATTAACAGCCTGCTGTTTGGGGATATTTTGGCGGTTCGCACGACCGACCTGATTTTTAGCGCCCTTTTGCTAGGGGTCTGCGCCGGATTCATCGGCTTAACCCTGCGATCGCAAATTCTCCTCACCCTGCACGAACCCATGGCCATCTCGCGGGGGGTCAACGTCCGTGCTCAGCGCACTGCCTTTATCGTCTTGCTGGCGTTGGTGGTGGGCATCTCGATCAAAGCGATCGGGGTGTTATTGATTAGCGCCTTTGTGGTGATTCCCGCCAGTGCGGCGCGCCTCCTGAGCCGTCAGTTCACCCACTACATTCTGATGTCCGCTGGTTTAGGAGCCATCAGCGCAGTTATCGGCATGCTGATGTCAGCCCTGTTTGACCTGCCCTCTGGCCCCAGTATTGTGACGGTGCAACTGGGCATTTTTTTACTCGCCGCGTTGATTCCCACCGCTCGGGCGATCGCGCCTTAA
- a CDS encoding four helix bundle protein: MAGKIQSYRDLEVWRQGMALAEGCYRLTKTFPKEEVYGMVAQIRRAAVSVPANIAEGYGREYRNDYIRFLRIAQGSLKELETHLLLALRVELITTKTSQPILAQCESTGKLLRALLRALQKSQ, from the coding sequence GTGGCGGGAAAAATTCAGTCGTATCGTGATTTAGAAGTTTGGCGGCAAGGGATGGCGTTGGCCGAAGGTTGCTATCGCCTCACAAAAACGTTTCCCAAAGAAGAAGTCTATGGCATGGTTGCACAAATTCGGAGAGCTGCGGTTTCAGTTCCGGCTAACATCGCTGAAGGCTACGGACGCGAGTATCGAAATGACTATATTAGATTTCTTCGGATTGCTCAGGGTTCTTTGAAGGAGTTAGAAACCCATCTTCTACTTGCCTTGCGGGTTGAACTGATCACAACAAAGACATCACAACCGATTCTCGCCCAGTGCGAATCTACTGGTAAGTTGCTGCGTGCCCTCCTGCGAGCTCTTCAGAAGAGTCAATAA
- a CDS encoding metal ABC transporter ATP-binding protein has protein sequence MNEPVLVVQGLTVYRETHPAVQEVSFTISAGTDTAIVGPNGAGKSTLIQAVLGILPHQSGQILVMGHVLSERGYLPPAVRQQIAYLPQNSLFDRRIPITVSELVGLGWDQVGLQLPWVGGRARRQAVRAALTKVEAWHLRDQLVSGLSGGETKRVLLAYCLVRPRSLLILDEAPAGLDVRGESEFYQLLHQLKQEQGWAILQISHDLDMVRRSCDRVLCINRRLLCQGPPDHALAPEQLSLAYGPDFVPYHHHHQGSGQPGSREWDY, from the coding sequence TTGAACGAGCCGGTATTAGTGGTGCAGGGGTTAACGGTATATCGCGAGACCCACCCCGCCGTGCAGGAGGTGTCCTTCACGATATCGGCGGGTACCGATACCGCGATCGTCGGCCCCAACGGCGCGGGCAAAAGCACCCTGATTCAAGCGGTGTTGGGCATTTTGCCGCATCAGTCGGGACAGATCTTGGTCATGGGTCATGTGCTCTCTGAGCGGGGCTACCTGCCTCCGGCGGTGCGCCAGCAGATTGCTTACCTGCCGCAAAACTCATTGTTCGATCGCCGCATCCCCATCACCGTGTCAGAACTGGTGGGCCTGGGGTGGGATCAGGTCGGTTTGCAACTGCCGTGGGTCGGCGGTCGGGCGCGGCGGCAGGCGGTGCGTGCGGCTCTGACTAAGGTGGAAGCCTGGCATTTGCGCGATCAATTAGTCAGCGGTTTGTCAGGGGGAGAAACGAAGCGGGTGCTATTGGCCTACTGCTTGGTGCGACCGCGATCGCTGTTGATTTTGGACGAAGCGCCGGCGGGCCTGGATGTGCGGGGAGAGTCGGAGTTTTACCAATTGCTGCATCAGCTCAAGCAGGAGCAAGGGTGGGCGATTTTGCAGATTTCCCACGACCTGGATATGGTGCGCCGCAGTTGCGATCGCGTGCTCTGCATCAACCGGCGGCTCTTATGCCAAGGTCCCCCAGATCATGCCCTCGCCCCCGAACAATTGTCTTTGGCCTACGGGCCAGATTTTGTGCCTTATCATCACCACCATCAAGGGAGTGGGCAGCCGGGCAGCCGGGAATGGGATTATTGA